The nucleotide window TCATTAATGCTTTTGATCTTTCCGATGCTGCTGCTAAAATTGCAGCAGCAGTCAACTAAAGGAGATTTGTTGTGAGTATATTTATAGATAAAAACACAAAGCTTTTAGTTCAGGGAATAACCGGAAAGGAAGGCCGTTTTCATGCAAGACACTGCGTTAACTATGGTACAAATGTTGTGGCAGGCATAACGCCGGGTAAGGGAGGACAGAAAATGGATGAGGTGCCGGTTTTTAATACGGTCAGCCAGGCAGTTCTGGAGACAGGTGCCAATGCCAGTATCATCTTTGTTCCTCCGCCATTTGGAGCTGATGCCATAATAGAAGCGGCAGATGCAGGAATAGATCTTATTATTACCATTACGGAAGGTATTCCCATTCTGGATATGGTAAAAGTGAAAAATTATCTTGCAACAAAGGCATGCCGTCTTATCGGCCCCAATTGCCCCGGTATTATTTCTCCTGATGTTTGCAAAATCGGCATTATGCCGGGTAAGATTCATAAAAAAGGAACTATCGGCGTGGTGTCTCGATCAGGAACATTGACTTATGAGGTTGTTGATCAATTGACAAGCGGGGGGATGGGTCAGTCTACATGCATTGGCATAGGGGGTGATCCGGTGAACGGGACCAGCTTTATAGATGTGCTGGCCGCGTTTGAAGAGGATGACGAAACTACAGGGATCGTCATTGTTGGAGAGATTGGTGGAAATACTGAAGAAGAAGCAGCAGCATATATAAAGGAAAATCTGACAAAACCGGTAGTTGGCTTTATTGCAGGACTGACAGCACCTCCCGGCAGAAGAATGGGACATGCCGGAGCAATTATTTCAGGTTCCAGTGGTACGGGCGCAGCAAAAATTCAGGCCTTCAGGGACAATGGTATTCATGTCTGTGAAAACCTGGGAAAAATCGGTCGGATTTGTAAAGATGTATTTTTAGCGTAACCTAAAGGAGGTTGAATTTGGACAGTTACATTATTGAATCAAATAAGAAAAAGAGCAGAATGCCGGCAAGACTTGATCTTGTCCAGAGCGGCACAGGCTTGATTCTGGGCGTGTTCATATGGATGCATTTGCTTTTTGACAGCAGTATTATATTGGGAAAAGGAGCTTTTCATTTTGTATCAAAAAATTTGGAGCTTGCTTTTCTTTCAGATACAGGTCATGGGTTTCCCATCGCAGTTTTTTTTGCCGTTATAGTCATAGGCACCTTATTTATTATTCATGCTATGCTCGGGGTCAGAAAGTTTCCCATTTCCTGGAAGCAGCATCGGATCATAAGAGATCAGATGCAGATGATGAACCATAGTGAAACAAATCTTTGGTATATACAAGTTGTGACAGGATTTATCATGTTTTTCGCAGGATCAGT belongs to Desulfobacula toluolica Tol2 and includes:
- the sucD gene encoding succinate--CoA ligase subunit alpha; the encoded protein is MSIFIDKNTKLLVQGITGKEGRFHARHCVNYGTNVVAGITPGKGGQKMDEVPVFNTVSQAVLETGANASIIFVPPPFGADAIIEAADAGIDLIITITEGIPILDMVKVKNYLATKACRLIGPNCPGIISPDVCKIGIMPGKIHKKGTIGVVSRSGTLTYEVVDQLTSGGMGQSTCIGIGGDPVNGTSFIDVLAAFEEDDETTGIVIVGEIGGNTEEEAAAYIKENLTKPVVGFIAGLTAPPGRRMGHAGAIISGSSGTGAAKIQAFRDNGIHVCENLGKIGRICKDVFLA